The following are encoded in a window of Anaerotignum faecicola genomic DNA:
- a CDS encoding dipeptidase PepV, which yields MTLKKMIQNEKDNMIFSLQELIRIPSVKQKGSVGMPFGEDMNKALEYVLALAESMGFKVKMLDGYCGYIEYGEGELYVCVISHVDICVAGDMWAVPPFEGRII from the coding sequence AAAAATGATACAAAATGAAAAAGATAATATGATATTTTCGCTTCAGGAACTTATCAGGATACCAAGCGTTAAACAAAAGGGAAGTGTTGGTATGCCTTTTGGCGAGGATATGAACAAAGCCCTTGAGTATGTGCTTGCTTTGGCTGAGAGCATGGGCTTTAAAGTTAAGATGCTTGACGGATATTGCGGTTATATTGAATATGGGGAAGGGGAATTGTATGTATGCGTTATATCGCATGTAGATATATGTGTGGCAGGTGATATGTGGGCGGTTCCGCCTTTTGAAGGGCGGATTATCG